A part of Capsicum annuum cultivar UCD-10X-F1 chromosome 6, UCD10Xv1.1, whole genome shotgun sequence genomic DNA contains:
- the LOC124899638 gene encoding uncharacterized protein LOC124899638, with protein MELVKIIRKIRINIACVQETKWIGSKARDVDGYKLWCSGSEGRGNGVGISVDEDLSEQVVEVNRVSNRVMTIKLVIGRSSLNICSAYAPQVGLNEEEKRRFWEVLDEVVHDVPSLEKIFIGGNFSGHIGALLIGYGDVHRGFGFGDRNDAGATILDFARAFGSEFLLFKE; from the coding sequence ATGGAGCTGGTTAAGATCATTAGAAAGAtaaggatcaatattgcgtgtgtccaGGAGACTAAGTGGAtaggttctaaggctagggatgtggatgggtacaagctGTGGTGCTCGGGAAGTGAGGGGCGTGGGAATGGAGTAGGTATCTCAGTGGATGAGGATCTTAGTgagcaggtagtggaggttaataGGGTTAGTAATAgggtgatgactattaagttagtCATTGGGCGGTCTTCATTGAACAtctgtagtgcttatgcgccacAGGTGGGCCTGAACGAGGAGGAGAAGAGgagattttgggaggttttggatgaggtagTGCATGACGTTCCTAGCttggagaagattttcataggAGGGAACTTCAGTGGGCACATCGGGGCATTACTGATAGGTTATGGTGATGTGCATAGAGGCTTCGGTTTTGGGGATAGAAATGATGCAGgagctactattttggattttgcgagggcctttggtaGTGAATTCCTACTTTTCAAAGAATGA
- the LOC107873844 gene encoding uncharacterized protein LOC107873844, with translation MGFKKYSELIGHLLVAEQHNDLLIKNNETRPPSTALFPGVNAVNFHPTWRERNSDPSRGRGQGRGRGHGRYFNQGNRLAINNSPQHQQCKKKGKTPEAAPRMNPENICYRCGGKGHWARTCRMPKHLVKLYQASLKKPENDVETNFLLENNVEPMDLEVSGFFAVLEEFVNHLVGDNNAIIRLC, from the coding sequence ATGGGTTTTAAAAAATACTCTGAATTAATTGGTCATCTTCTTGTTGCTGAACAACATAATgatcttttaataaaaaataatgaaactcGACCTCCTAGTACTGCTTTATTCCCAGGAGTGAATGCTGTAAATTTTCACCCAACTTGGCGTGAAAGAAATTCTGACCCCAGTCGTGGTCGAGGTCAAGGTCGTGGTCGTGGTCATGGCAGATACTTCAATCAGGGTAATCGTCTTGCAATAAATAATAGCCCTCAGCACCAACAGTGCAAGAAGAAGGGTAAAACTCCTGAAGCAGCCCCAAGAATGAACCCTGAAAATATATGTTATCGATGTGGAGGAAAGGGACACTGGGCGCGTACTTGTCGTATGCCTAAGCATCTGGTAAAACTATATCAGGCGTCCCTCAAAAAGCCAGAAAATGATGTTGAAACAAACTTCCTCCTTGAAAATAACGTTGAGCCCATGGATTTAGAAGTGTCTGGTTTCTTTGcagttcttgaagaatttgtaAATCACCTTGTAGGTGATAATAATGCTATAATCCGATTATGttaa